From the Marivivens sp. LCG002 genome, the window ATGCGCCACGGGCTTCATGCGCGGGTCCACCATCACCACGTGATAGAACTGATCGGGCAAATCGATGTCGGAGCGCAAATAATCGATGGTCTGGCCCACGTCCCAAAAGTCGGGAACACGCACCACCTCGACCTGCATGTGGCGGCCAGCTGATTCCTCGGGATAGGCGAGCGCCTTTTCGACAATCGAACGGTCGGTCGCATCAAGCGCGTCCAGAACCGCTTCTTGCTGGTCTTCGTCGAGATATTCGACAAGGTCGACCACATCGTCCGACTCGAGCTCGTGCACCGCTTCCGCGAGTTCCGCAGGTGTCAGCGACTCGATGATCTCTTCACGGATCCCTTCGTCGAGTTCCGAGAGGATCTCGCCGTCCATCCCGCCCTTCCAGACGACAAGGAGATCCTTGCGGTCCCGCGCGTCGATCTGTTCGAAAAGGTGCGCAACGTCGGCAGGGTGCAGTGGGTCGAGAAGCTCGTCGACCTGTGCCGCATCTTCTGCGGCAACGGCCTCGAGAACGTCCTCGATGAGACGGTCCGTAACGCCGAAGGCTTCTTCTTCGATTTCCTGCAGGTCTTCGGACATAGCACCCCCGAGTCGTCTTGTTGTGCAACATAGTGAAACGGTCCAAGCCCGCAACCGTGCGTCGGCGCAAATGTGCGATTTACGCTGCGAAGGACAAAGCTTAGTGTCACCCTATGACCAAAGATTTGCTGATCGGCCAGACCCTCCGTTTTTCGGGGTCCCCCTTTGAAATTGACTGGAGCGAGGCCGCACACTGGTCCTCGCGCGGTGGCGTTCTCGTGGAACACGGGCGCATTGTTGACATCGGCGACGCGGACGACCTACGCGCCGCCCACCCCACCGCCAAAGTGCACGACTATGGCTCGTCCTTGATCAGCGCGGGATTTGTCGATGCGCATATGCATTACCCCCAAACAGGGATCATCGCGAGCTGGGGGAAACAGCTTATCGATTGGCTGAACACCTATACGTTCCCCGAAGAGTCGCGCTTTGGCGATCTGGCTTACGCGTCTGATGTGGCGGGCCGCACGCTTGACCTTGCTCTGGCGCATGGCACGACGACCCTCACCAGCTTTTGCACAATCCATCCCGAAAGCGTCGACGCCTTCTTCACCGAAGCCGAAACCCGCAACATGGCCGTGATCGCAGGGAAAACCTGCATGGACCGCAATGCGCCCGACACGCTCCGCGACACGGCCCAAACCGCCTATGATCAAAGCAAACAGCTGCTTGAAAAATGGCACGCAAAGGGACGCGCCAACTACGCGATCACGCCCCGCTTCTCTCCGACCTCGACACCCGAGCAACTTGAAGCGCTCGGCGCTCTTTGGGCAGAGCATCCGAGCTGTTTGATGCAAACGCATCTGAGCGAACAGCTTCCCGAAATCGCTTGGGTGCAATCCTTGTTCCCGAATGCACGAGACTATCTCGACACCTACGAGGCCTTTGGTCTTTTGGGGCCACGCGGTCTTTATGGGCATTCCATCCATTTGACCGACCGCGAAAAAGCGCGACTGGCAGAGGTGGACGCCTCTCTCGTGCACTGCCCGACCTCGAACACCTTTATCGGTTCGGGTCTCTTCGACCTCATGGGGCTAAGCGCCCAAGGGCTGCGCATCGGTCTTGCCACGGACACTGGCGGCGGATCGTCCTTTTCGATGCTGCGCGTGATGGCTGCAACCTACGAGATTGCACAGCTTCGCGGTGTGGCCGTCCACCCCGCCCAACTCATCTGGCTCGCCACAGAAGGTTCAGCGCGGGCGCTGCATATGAGCGGTGAAATCGGGCATCTCGGCATTGGCGCAGCGGCGGATCTTTGCGTGATCGACCTCGCCTCGACGCCGCTGATCGCCCAGCGTTCGAGCAGAGCAGAGACGCCTTGGGACGCCCTCTTCCCGACGATCATGATGGGGGACGACCGCGCCATTGTCTCGACTTGGGTCGCGGGGCGAGAAATCAGCACGCGCCGCTGAACGTCAGAACGTAGATATCACCGTATTGCACAAAGCCGCCGCGCACGAATGATCCATTGAGATTGTTGCGGCGGTGTCCTTCTGACGCCATCCAGTCGCGCACCACCTCTGCGGTAGAGCGTTGGCCCTTGGCAATATTCTCGCCCGTCAAAAGGCCGCAATCCCCTGCAGCAAGCAAACGTCCTCTGGGGGTTTGGCCTTCGGGTGAGACATGGTCGAAGTATCCCCGCGCAGCCATATCCTTGGCATGGGCAAGGGCCGCCCGTTCAAGAGCCGCATCACGGCGCAACGGTGAAAGTCCCGCCGCGCTGCGCTCTGCATTAATCAAATCGAGCGAAAGGGCCGCCGAGCCTGCTGGCTCAGTGATCGTTTGGGGCACGACTTCACGAACCTGACTGACACAGGCCCCAAGCGCCAAAGCCGCGCAAAGAATAAAAATCGGTCGCATGAATCACTCCATCAATCCTCGGGCAAGGCGGTTCTGCCGCTCTACCAAGAGGGGAACATCAATGGATGTAATATACCCCGAAGAAACGATCTGGCGACCCTCGACAAAGAGATCCTTGACCTTGACGGGTCCGGCAAGAAGCAGGGCAGCGGGGTCCCAGCTCCCTGCGCTTTCAATCCCGCGCGTATCCCAGATGGCGATATCTGCCCGCTTGCCGACGGCAATCTGGCCGCAATCGTGACGGCCCAAGACCTCCGCACCTCCGCGCGTCGCAATCTCGAGCGCCTCGCGGGCGGACATGGCGTCGGCGCCTTTTGCGACCCGCTGGAGCAGCATGGCTTGCCGTGCCTCAAGGATAAGATTGCCAGCGTCATTGCTGGCCGATCCATCGACACCAAGGCCGACTTTGACCCCGCCGTCTCGCATCTCGCGGACAGGCGCAATCCCCGAGCCGAGTCGACAATTCGAACATGGACAATGGGCGACACCCGTCTTTGACCGCGCAAAAAGTTCAATTTCCGAACCATCAAGCTTTACGCAATGGGCGTGCCAGACATCGTCCCCAGTCCAGCCAAGCTCTTCCGCATACTGCCCCGGACGGCAGCCGAACATTGCTTGGGAATAGGCGATATCCTCGTCGTTTTCGGCAAGATGGGTGTGCAACATCACACCTTTGTCGCGGGCCAGTAGCGCCGCATCGCGCATCAGGTCACGGCTCACCGAAAAGGGAGAGCACGGCGCCAAAGCGACCCGCACCATCGCGCCTTCGCTGGCATCGTGAAAAGCATCCACCACGCGAATGGAATCTTCGAGAATTGCCTGTTCTTCCTCGACGAGACTGTCAGGCGGCAATCCGCCGTCGCTCTCCCCGATGCTCATCGCACCGCGCGTCGCATGGAACCGAAGACCCACTTCACCCGCTGCCGCAATCGTATCATCGAGCCTTGATCCGTTCGGGAACAGATAAAGGTGATCCGACGTCATCGTGCAGCCCGAAAGCGCAAGCTCGGCAAGCCCCACCTGAGCGGAGATGAACATCTCTTCGGGCCCGAAGCGCGACCAGATCGGATAGAGCGTCTGAAGCCAGCCGAAGAGAAGCGCGTCCTGCCCGCCCGGCACTGCGCGGGTGAGTGTCTGATACAAATGATGGTGCGTATTCACGAGACCGGGGGTCAGAACGCAGCCCGTGGCGTCGTGGATCTCTGCATCCTCTGCGCTGATCGTCGGCGCAACCTCGCGGATCACCCCGCCCTCGATCAGCAGGTCACCGACGAATTCGCGCCGCACGTCATCCATAGTCAGAATATACGCATTGCGGATGAGTTTTTTCTTGGACATGAGCGGCCCCTCCATCCCCTTCGGTGGACCGTTCTTGCCGCCAGAAGGGGCGAAGGACGCGGCGCGAAATTCTTACCGCGCTGCGCGCGTTATTTCAACCTTTTGGCTTGTCCGCATAGGGGGCAAGAAGCGCCAATGCCTCGGCATGGATTTGTGCGTTTGCGGCTGCAATCACCTGTCCGCCGTCCTTGGCGGACCCGCCGGACCAGCTGGTGACGATCCCCCCTGCCGCCTGAATGACCGCCATCGGCCCCTGAATGTCATAGGCCTTGAGACCCGCTTCGATCACAAGATCGACCTGACCCGTCGCAACAAGAGCGTAGGCATAACAATCCATGCCGAACCGTGTAAGCCGCGCCTTGGCGGAAACGCGTTCAAAAGCCTCGCGGTCTTTGGGAGTATTCACCTCGGGAAAAGTCGTGAAAACGATGGCTTCGGAGAGCGACCGCGCCTCGCGCGTTTTCAAGGGTGTTCGCCCCTGCGGCCCCTCTACATAGGCCTCAAAGGGGGCACCGAAGAACCGCTCGCCGATATAGGGTTGGTCGACAACACCGATGATCGGGCCCGTCGTATCCCCGACCGCGATCAGAACGCCCCAAGTCGGCGTTCCCGAAATATAGCCGCGAGTTCCGTCAATCGGATCGAGCACCCAAGTCAATCCAGTAGTGCCTGACTTGATCCCATATTCTTCGCCGAAAATTGCGTCATCAGGGCGCTCTCGCGCAAGAACATCGCGCATGGCACGCTCAGCGGCGCAGTCTGCTTCGGTCACGGGATCAAAGGCGGCGGCGTCCTTGTTGTCCGTCTCCAGCGCCTGTCTGAAATAGCGCAGTGTCTCGGGCCGCGCCGCATCGGCAAGCAAAAGGGCGACCCGCTTGAGGTCGCCCAATGTCTTTTGGTCGATTTGTTCAGCCATGCGCGCCCCCTTTGGTGTCTCACCTGCGGTAGCGCGGCACAGCCGTTGACGTCAAGCCTTAGGCCGCGTCGCTCAGCACACGTGCGAGTTCGAACAAGCGGCGACGCTGGGTTTCGGGGATCGCGTAATACGAGCGAAGCAGCTCGAGCGCTTCCTTGTCCGCGAGAATGTCGCTCGGCATGTCACTGGCCTGAGTGGGTGCGCCTTCGCTTTCGAGACCCTCGTAAAAGAAGGACACATCGACGTTGAGCGCATGTGCAATATCCCAAAGACGGGAGGCACTGACACGGTTCATACCGGTTTCATACTTCTGGATTTGCTGGAACTTGATCCCAACGGCTTCGGCAAGCTGCTGTTGAGTGGTGCCATTCATCCAGCGACGATGACGAATACGTTTACCGACGTGGACATCTACGGGATGGCTCATCGCTGTGCTCCTAGATTAAAACCTGTTCAGCTGGGCCGTTCATCCCCTAGGGCGAAAGGCGAAACCGAAGCTGAACAGAGAAAAGTTTCATTACCCTTAGTTGAAACACGTATCGGTTGCAGTCGCTAGCTTGCCTTTTGGATAGAGAAAGAGGGCATTTGCACAGCTTTGGGCTGTTTTATATATTCTAAAGTATACAGGCGAAGGTCTTGCACCGTCAGTTCAAACTCTCTCAAAATGCTGTGACCAAAGGACAAAGACCATCATGCGCGCATTCCAAGTCTTATCGACCGACACGCCCCCTTCGTTGCAGAGCATCGAAAAACCCGAGCCACAAGGCGACGAAGTCCTACTCAGGGTAGAGGCATGCGGCGTGAATTTTGCCGATCTCCTGATGTGCAAAGGCACCTATCAGGACACGCCCACGCCGCCCTTTACATTGGGCTTGGAAGTTTGCGGAACCGTCGAAGCGCTTGGCCCCGAAGCAAAGGGACTTTCAATCGGAA encodes:
- the guaD gene encoding guanine deaminase, which gives rise to MTKDLLIGQTLRFSGSPFEIDWSEAAHWSSRGGVLVEHGRIVDIGDADDLRAAHPTAKVHDYGSSLISAGFVDAHMHYPQTGIIASWGKQLIDWLNTYTFPEESRFGDLAYASDVAGRTLDLALAHGTTTLTSFCTIHPESVDAFFTEAETRNMAVIAGKTCMDRNAPDTLRDTAQTAYDQSKQLLEKWHAKGRANYAITPRFSPTSTPEQLEALGALWAEHPSCLMQTHLSEQLPEIAWVQSLFPNARDYLDTYEAFGLLGPRGLYGHSIHLTDREKARLAEVDASLVHCPTSNTFIGSGLFDLMGLSAQGLRIGLATDTGGGSSFSMLRVMAATYEIAQLRGVAVHPAQLIWLATEGSARALHMSGEIGHLGIGAAADLCVIDLASTPLIAQRSSRAETPWDALFPTIMMGDDRAIVSTWVAGREISTRR
- a CDS encoding CAP domain-containing protein, whose amino-acid sequence is MRPIFILCAALALGACVSQVREVVPQTITEPAGSAALSLDLINAERSAAGLSPLRRDAALERAALAHAKDMAARGYFDHVSPEGQTPRGRLLAAGDCGLLTGENIAKGQRSTAEVVRDWMASEGHRRNNLNGSFVRGGFVQYGDIYVLTFSGAC
- a CDS encoding 8-oxoguanine deaminase translates to MSKKKLIRNAYILTMDDVRREFVGDLLIEGGVIREVAPTISAEDAEIHDATGCVLTPGLVNTHHHLYQTLTRAVPGGQDALLFGWLQTLYPIWSRFGPEEMFISAQVGLAELALSGCTMTSDHLYLFPNGSRLDDTIAAAGEVGLRFHATRGAMSIGESDGGLPPDSLVEEEQAILEDSIRVVDAFHDASEGAMVRVALAPCSPFSVSRDLMRDAALLARDKGVMLHTHLAENDEDIAYSQAMFGCRPGQYAEELGWTGDDVWHAHCVKLDGSEIELFARSKTGVAHCPCSNCRLGSGIAPVREMRDGGVKVGLGVDGSASNDAGNLILEARQAMLLQRVAKGADAMSAREALEIATRGGAEVLGRHDCGQIAVGKRADIAIWDTRGIESAGSWDPAALLLAGPVKVKDLFVEGRQIVSSGYITSIDVPLLVERQNRLARGLME
- the hisN gene encoding histidinol-phosphatase, which produces MAEQIDQKTLGDLKRVALLLADAARPETLRYFRQALETDNKDAAAFDPVTEADCAAERAMRDVLARERPDDAIFGEEYGIKSGTTGLTWVLDPIDGTRGYISGTPTWGVLIAVGDTTGPIIGVVDQPYIGERFFGAPFEAYVEGPQGRTPLKTREARSLSEAIVFTTFPEVNTPKDREAFERVSAKARLTRFGMDCYAYALVATGQVDLVIEAGLKAYDIQGPMAVIQAAGGIVTSWSGGSAKDGGQVIAAANAQIHAEALALLAPYADKPKG
- a CDS encoding helix-turn-helix transcriptional regulator; its protein translation is MSHPVDVHVGKRIRHRRWMNGTTQQQLAEAVGIKFQQIQKYETGMNRVSASRLWDIAHALNVDVSFFYEGLESEGAPTQASDMPSDILADKEALELLRSYYAIPETQRRRLFELARVLSDAA